In a single window of the Pongo abelii isolate AG06213 chromosome 1, NHGRI_mPonAbe1-v2.0_pri, whole genome shotgun sequence genome:
- the CGN gene encoding cingulin, whose translation MEQAPNMAEPRGPVDHGVQIRFITEPVSGAEMGTLRRGGRRPAKDARASTYGVAVRVQGIAGQPFVVLNSGEKGGDSFGVQIKGANDQGASGALSSDLELPENPYSQVKGFPAPSQSSTSDEEPGAYWNGKLLRSQSQASLAGPGPMDPSNRSTSMLELAPKVASPGSTIDTAPLSSVDSLINKFDSQLGGQARGRTGRRTRMLPAEQRKRSKSLDSRLPRDTLEERERQSTNHWTSSTKYDNHVGSSKQPAQSQSPSPLSGFSRSRQTQDWVLQSFEEPRGSVQDPTMLQFKSTPDLLRDQQEAAPPGSVDHMKATIYGILREGSSESETSVRRKVSLVLEKMQPLVMVSSGSTKAVAGQGELTRKVEELQRKLDEEVKKRQKLEPSRVGLERQLEEKTEECSRLQELLERRKGEAQQSNKELQNMKRLLDQGEGLRHGLETQVMELQNKLKQVQGPEPAKEVLLKDLLETRELLEEVLEGKQRVEEQLRLRERELTALKGALKEEVASRDQEVEHVRQQYQRDTEQLRRSMQDATQDHAVLEAERQKMSALVRGLQRELEETSEETGHWQSMFQKNKEDLRATKQELLQLRMEKEEMEEELGEKIEVLQRELEQARASAGDTRQVEVLKKELLQTQKELKELQAEQQSQEVAGRHRDRELEKQLAVLRVEADRGRELEEQNLQLQKTLQQLRQDCEEASKAKMVAEAEATVLGQRRAAVETTLRETQEENDEFRRRILGLEQQLKETRGLVDGGEAVEARLRDKLQRLEAEKQQLEEALNASQEEEGSLAAAKRALEARLEEAQRGLARLGQEQQTLNRALEEEGKQREVLRRGKAELEEQKRLLDRTVDRLNKELEKIGEDSKQALQQLQAQLEDYKEKARREVADAQRQAKDWASEAEKTSGGLSRLQDEIQRLRQALQASQAERDTARLDKELLAQRLQGLEQEAENKKRSQDDRARQLKGLEEKVSRLETELDEEKNTVELLTDRVNRGRDQVDQLRTELMQERSARQDLECDKISLERQNKDLKTRLASSEGFQKPSASLSQLESQNQLLQERLQAEEREKTVLQSTNRKLERKVKELSIQIEDERQHVNDQKDQLSLRVKALKRQVDEAEEEIERLDGLRKKAQREVEEQHEVNEQLQARIKSLEKDFWRKASRSAAESALKNEGLSSDEEFDSVYDPSSIASLLTESNLQTSSC comes from the exons ATGGAACAGGCACCCAACATGGCTGAGCCCCGGGGCCCCGTAGACCATGGAGTCCAGATTCGCTTCATCACAGAGCCAGTGAGTGGTGCAGAGATGGGCACTCTACGTCGCGGTGGACGACGCCCAGCTAAGGATGCAAGAGCCAGTACCTACGGGGTTGCTGTGCGTGTGCAGGGAATCGCTGGGCAGCCCTTTGTGGTACTCAACAGTGGGGAGAAAGGTGGTGACTCCTTTGGGGTCCAAATCAAGGGGGCCAATGACCAAGGGGCCTCAGGAGCTCTGAGCTCAGATTTGGAACTCCCTGAGAACCCCTACTCTCAGGTCAAGGGATTTCCTGCCCCCTCGCAGAGCAGCACATCTGATGAGGAGCCTGGGGCCTACTGGAATGGAAAGCTACTCCGTTCCCAGTCCCAGGCCTCACTGGCAGGCCCTGGCCCAATGGATCCTAGTAACAGAAGCACCAGCATGCTGGAGCTAGCCCCGAAAGTGGCTTCCCCGGGTAGCACCATTGACACTGCTCCCCTGTCTTCAGTGGACTCACTCATCAACAAGTTTGACAGTCAACTTGGAGGCCAGGCCCGGGGTCGGACTGGCCGCCGAACACGGATGCTACCCGCTGAACAGCGCAAACGGAGCAAGAGCCTGGACAGTCGCCTCCCACGGGACACCCTTGAGGAACGGGAGCGCCAGTCCACCAACCACTGGACCTCTAGCACAAAATATGACAACCATGTGGGCAGTTCGAAGCAGCCAGCCCAGAGCCAGAGCCCGAGCCCTCTCAGTGGCTTTAGCCGTTCCCGTCAGACTCAGGACTGGGTCCTTCAGAGTTTTGAGGAGCCGCGGGGGAGTGTACAGGACCCCACCATGCTGCAG ttCAAATCAACTCCAGACCTCCTTCGAGACCAGCAGGAGGCAGCCCCACCAGGCAGTGTGGACCATATGAAGGCCACCATCTATGGCATCCTGAGGGAGGG AAGCTCAGAAAGTGAAACTTCTGTGAGGAGGAAAGTTAGTTTggtgctggagaagatgcagCCTCTAGTG ATGGTTTCTTCTGGTTCTACTAAGGCCGTGGCAGGGCAGGGCGAGCTTACCCGAAAAGTGGAGGAGCTACAGCGAAAGCTGGATGAAGAGGTGAAG AAGCGGCAGAAGCTGGAGCCATCCCGAGTTGGGCTGGAGCGGCAGCTGgaggagaaaacagaagagtGCAGCCGACTGCAGGAGCTgctggagaggaggaagggggaggccCAGCAGAGCAACAAGGA GCTCCAGAACATGAAGCGCCTCTTGGACCAGGGTGAAGGTTTACGACATGGGCTGGAGACGCAGGTGATGGAGCTGCAGAACAAGCTGAAACAGGTCCAGGGTCCTGAGCCTGCTAAGGAGGTGTTACTGAAG GACCTGTTAGAGACCCGGGAACTTCTGGAGGAGGTCTTGGAGGGGAAACAGCGGGTAGAGGAGCAGCTGAGGCTGCGGGAGCGGGAGTTGACAGCCCTGAAGGGGGCCCTGAAAGAGGAGGTAGCCTCCCGTGACCAGGAGGTGGAACATGTCCGGCAGCAGTACCAGCGAGACACAGAGCAGCTCCGCAGGAGCATGCAAGACGCAACCCAG GACCATGCAGTgctggaggctgagaggcagaagATGTCAGCCCTTGTGCGAGGGCTGCAGAGGGAGCTGGAGGAGACTTCAGAGGAGACAGGGCATTGGCAGAGTATGTTCCAGAAGAACAAGGAGGATCTTAGAGCCACCAAGCAGGA ACTCCTGCAGCTGCGAATGGAGAAGGAGGAGATGGAAGAGGAGCTTGGAGAGAAGATAGAGGTCTTGCAGAGGGAATTAGAGCAGGCCCGAGCTAGTGCTGGAGATACTCGCCAGGTTGAGGTGCTCAAGAAG GAGCTGCTCCAGACACAGAAGGAGCTTAAGGAACTGCAGGCAGAACAGCAGAGCCAGGAGGTGGCTGGGCGACACCGGGACCGGGAGTTGGAGAAGCAGCTGGCGGTCCTGAGGGTCGAGGCTGATCGAGGTCGGGAGCTGGAAGAACAGAACCTCCAGCTACAAAAGACCCTCCAGCAACTGCGACAGGACTGTGAAGAGGCTTCCAAG GCTAAGATGGTGGCCGAGGCAGAGGCAACAGTGCTGGGGCAGCGGCGGGCCGCAGTGGAGACGACGCTTCGGGAGACCCAGGAGGAAAATGACGAATTCCGCCGGCGCATCCTGGGTTTGGAGCAGCAGCTGAAGGAGACTCGAGGTCTGGTGGATGGTGGGGAAGCGGTGGAGGCACGACTACGGGACAAGCTGCAGCGGCTGGAG GCAGAGAAACAGCAGCTGGAGGAGGCCCTGAATGCgtcccaggaagaggaggggagtcTGGCAGCAGCCAAGCGGGCACTGGAGGCACGCCTAGAGGAGGCTCAGCGGGGGCTGGCCCGCCTGGGGCAGGAGCAGCAGACACTGAACCGGGCtctggaggaggaagggaagcagCGGGAGGTGCTCCGGCGAGGCAAGGCTGAGCTGGAGGAGCAGAAGCGTTTGCTGGACAGGACTGTGGACCGACTGAACAAGGAG ttgGAGAAGATTGGGGAGGACTCTAAGCAAGCCCTGCAGCAGCTCCAGGCCCAGCTGGAGGATTATAAGGAAAAGGCCCGGCGGGAGGTGGCAGATGCCCAGCGCCAGGCCAAGGATTGGGCCAGTGAGGCTGAGAAGACCTCTGGAGGACTGAGCCGGCTTCAGGATGAG ATCCAGAGGCTGCGGCAAGCCCTGCAGGCATCCCAGGCTGAGCGGGACACAGCCCGGCTGGACAAAGAGCTACTGGCCCAGCGACTGCAGGGACTGGAACAAGAGGCAGAGAACAAGAAGCGCTCCCAGGACGACAGGGCCCGGCAGCTGAAGGGCCTCGAG GAAAAAGTCTCACGGCTGGAAACAGAGTTAGATGAGGAAAAGAACACCGTGGAGCTGCTAACAGATCGGGTGAATCGTGGCCGGGACCAG gtggatcagctgaggacAGAGCTCATGCAGGAGAGGTCTGCTCGGCAGGACCTGGAGTGTGACAAAATCTCCTTGGAGAGACAG AACAAGGACCTGAAGACCCGGTTGGCCAGCTCAGAAGGCTTCCAGAAGCCCAGTGCCAGCCTCTCTCAGCTTGAGTCTCAGAATCAGTTGTTGCAGGAGCGGCTACAGGCTGAAGAGAG AGAGAAGACAGTTCTGCAGTCTACCAATCGAAAACTGGAGCGGAAAGTTAAAGAACTATCCATCCAGATTGAAGACGAGCGGCAGCATGTCAATGACCAGAAAGACCAG CTAAGCCTGAGGGTGAAGGCTTTGAAGCGTCAGGTGGATGAAGCAGAAGAGGAAATTGAGCGACTGGACGGCCTGAGGAAGAAGGCCCAGCGTGAGGTGGAGGAGCAGCATGAGGTCAATGAACAGCTCCAGGCCCGGATCAAGTCTCTGGAGAAGGACTTCTG GCGCAAAGCTTCCCGCTCAGCTGCTGAGTCAGCTCTCAAAAACGAAGGGCTGAGCTCAGATGAGGAATTCGACAGTGTCTACGATCCCTCATCCATTGCGTCACTGCTTACGGAGAGCAACCTACAGACCAGCTCCTGTTAG
- the LOC100447128 gene encoding small ribosomal subunit protein eS10 has protein sequence MLMPKKNRIAIYELLFKEGVMVAKKDVHMPKHPELADKNVPNLHVMKAMQSLKSRGYVKEQFAWRHFYWYLTNEGIQYLRDYLHLPPEIVPATLRRSRPETGRPRPKGLEGERPARLTRGEADRDTYRRSAVPPGADKKAEAGAGSATEFQFRGGFGRGRGQPPQ, from the coding sequence ATGTTGATGCCTAAGAAGAACCGGATTGCCATTTATGAACTCCTTTTTAAGGAGGGAGTCATGGTGGCCAAGAAGGATGTCCACATGCCTAAGCACCCGGAGCTGGCAGACAAGAATGTGCCCAACCTTCATGTCATGAAGGCCATGCAGTCTCTCAAGTCCCGAGGCTACGTGAAGGAACAGTTTGCCTGGAGACATTTCTACTGGTACCTTACCAATGAGGGTATCCAATATCTCCGCGATTACCTTCATCTGCCCCCGGAGATTGTGCCTGCCACCCTACGCCGTAGCCGTCCAGAGACTGGCAGGCCTCGGCCTAAAGGTCTGGAGGGTGAGCGACCTGCGAGACTCACAAGAGGGGAAGCTGACAGAGATACCTACAGACGGAGTGCTGTGCCACCTGGTGCTGACAAGAAAGccgaggctggggctgggtcagCAACCGAATTCCAGTTTAGAGGCGGATTTGGTCGTGGACGTGGTCAGCCACCTCAGTAA